A region of the Apium graveolens cultivar Ventura chromosome 6, ASM990537v1, whole genome shotgun sequence genome:
gcacacaacaacacaatggaccatcacacaccttagtagttgtatactactcatgtgggtaataccatataaagcacacaaccccctttatttatttcaatgtgggacaaacattctcaaattttccaagcttttccaagctactttcaactcttatttcatatggatttcattaagaaaattcttaaaaccatacatgaaaatttaagttcaaatatcattgaacaatttccaatcattagattttaggattaacatcaagaacataattaaattaagctctaaaatcctaattttctaacaacaAGTACCGTTTTGCATTTCTGTGAATGGACATATTATGCTGCAGTTAGTCTCACGTCTAACACTGCATTTCTGTGATGGATATGTTAAGGTTCTGTTTGACAGGGATCTTGAAAGTATTAATACTTATATACACACGCATTTATTTTAAACtgaataaaaagtatagttatgtaacttatttttacaattttctttttctgaataaaagttgaatgttttaatttttattcagaaaaacaaaattgtaaaaaaaaattacagaactatactttatatgcaccttaaaatacgtgacggacactctctaaaaaatgtaaacaattgaaagggacggagggagtagttaGGAGGGGGATTAAGGCTCTGTTtgggattgctgttaaaaattgttgtTCTGTTAGAAAAAGTGCCGCTGAAAAAAGTGATattgtaaaaatcagatgactgtttggtaatttttttgatacgtatatgtgttgatgaaaaaattaaaaataatgatgttTTTGGTAATATTTGATGGTGAAATCAACATCTGCTTCCCGCAATAGCTGAAAAACAGTTTTTTCTAAAAGTATGGGGGACTTACTTtctctaacagcagcttttaggCCAAAAGCACTTTTTTGAAAAACAGCTTTTAaatttaccaaacagttttttaactgtttttcaGCGAAAAACTGCTATCgctgtctgcaacagcaataccaaacacaccctaAGATGGGCAGTGTGTTGATTTGTTGATAAAGTTAACTGAAGATAAGTAAAATCAGGGATTTTAAGAAAACGATACCATGATTTGTGAACGCATCTGCAGGGTAAGAGGGTTTTAACGGAGAGTATTTTAAGGATTTCAGCTTTCTTTGCATACTATGAGGTTGAATTTGATTATGTGTAATCATAATCAAATTCAACCTcgaatataataaaaaataatttcaaTTATTCTTTCAGAAAAGCGTAAAATAAATACATTTGAATAGAATTAGGAACATGATTAAGGGGTAGTTAAATATTCAAATCTTATTAAAGATAGGAAATTAAGTCATGGTAACACTATAAAAAGATCTCTTCCTCACAAATTTGATTTCCATCAGACAAAAAGATTTGTTTCAGTGCAATGGCAATCTCCACTACTATTGTTTTCAGGAGAGACTCTGGAGCCCCTAGGAATCATGACAGAACAATGGAGGATGCATACGAGATTTCGAGTTTTTTAAACTCTGACATTATCAGATTGCTTGGTCCTGCATTAGCATCTAAACATAAAATTAGTCACACAACTATTGAACGTTTCAGTACTTCTTTAACTGAAGAAACTGAGTTGAAGGGTTTATTGGAGATTCTGACATCAGCCGATGAATTTGCGCGATTTTCTGTAAGGCCGGGGGAGGAAGAACTGATTCGGGACTTATTGATGAACAATCCGAGATTTTCTTTTGATAATCCGAATTGTAGAGATTCGCATGTTAAGGCTAAGGCACTGCTACTAGCCCACTTTTCGAGGCAACCGTTGAGCGGAGATTTGGCTGCTGATCAGGAACAGGTGCTGGTAATTGCAACCAGACTTGTTCCAGCATTGGTTGATGTTATTTTCCTGGACGGATCGCGTTGGCTAGCGAATTGCGCTATGAAAGTGAGCCAGATGGTGACACAAGGTACGTGGGAGAGCGACTCGATGCTTCTCCAGCTTCCGTACTTTTCAAAAGAATTAGCTCAAAAATGCGAGAAAAATCCTGGAGGAAGCGTGACAACAGTGTTTGATCTAGTTGAACTGGAAGACAACGAGAGACGAGAGCTGTTGCAGTTGTCAGACGCTCAATGGTCTGAAATCGCAAAAATCTGCAATCGTATTCCAGACATCAATTTAGCCTTTAATATACCCGATCGTGAAGAAATCAGGGCAGGGGAAGTTATCAATGTAGAGGTGTTCATAGAACGGAATCTCCTCTGGAGGACTGATAAAGTAGGGCCTGTTTACGCTCCTCGATACCCGAAACTCAAACAGGAAGGATGGTGGCTGATGGTTACTGATGCAGCAACTGATGAGTTGCTGTCGATGAAGAGAGTGTACGTAAAAGGCGACTCGAACAATGTCAGGCTCGATTTTGCTGCTCCTGGACAGACTGGTAGAAAATGGTACGCCATGTATGCGACTTGTGATTCGTACATTGGCTGTGATGTGAAGTATTACTTCAGCATTGATGTGAAGGGCACAGGGGCTAGGAATGAGGAAGACTACATGGAAGAATGATCTCACTGTGCTTGGCTTTCGGattgttttggattttgagattTGGAACTTTAGTTTTATGAGATGTTCCTAGCTAATATGTACTTTGAATGTAATAAGAGTTGCCAACTTGCCATGGATTATTAAATTTGATTacctttttttttgctaatttaAATTTGATTACTTAGTTTGCAAATAAGATTAATGTTCCGTTTGTGAGTGCGGTTGAAAATTGTTATGCCGTAAAAAAAAGTGTTGTCCGGAAAATTaaatgactgtttggtaatttttttttaatttatgcatattttgagatataataatataaaaataatgtttttgagaaggtttgatggtgaaaccGATAGCTAGCAAAATCTGAAAACAGTTTTTTCCAAAAGTATGGAGACATGCTTTTGCTAACAGCAGATTTTAGACCAAAAGTGCTTTTCTGGACAATATattttagaatttaccaaacacTTTTCTGAAAAAACTGTTGGCAAACGGAGCCTAAGTGTTGTTTGACACAGGCAACAATATCAGCTTTTGgctataaaataattaaaaaattgtTTGATAAAATTGAAAAAACTATTTTTTGAAAAGTGTTGTTGCCATTTCACCGTCAAAACTCAtcaaaaacattattttttataattcttttatatcaaaacatatataaattaaaaatattaccAAACAGATATCTGATTTTTTTAACAACACTTTTTTCAGTCACTTTTTTTCTAACAACACATCAATTTTTAACAGAAATCCCAAATAGAGTCTAATTGTGATTTGTAGATTATTTGTGCAAGGTGCAAAACTCAAAATAAAGATGATTAGAATAAAAACTCGAGAACAAttctgattttaaaatttaaacgaATGTGaatatgaacttaatttaaatcaattcaAAGCTATATTTGTAAAGAAATTTTAGACTTTTCTTTTTACTTGGCGTGCACGGTGCACACCTTGATTTTGCTAATATTCTACGGCTAGTGGCTTAGtatacaataataataataataatattttatattattttcaaattACATTCATAATAAAATACTtactaatttttaattttagaattgTAAAATTTCCCCAAAAAATTGTTTAAAATACTAataacaattttaaataattataaatttaaatataaattatgttCGTATACTTCTTTCGACTTATAGAATTAGATTATAGTCGGGATTCGGAATCGGATATGAAAACTATCACACACTCTCTATATAAAGGAGGCTTTACCCCcattcaaaaatattttgatcaCAGACTCTTACAAGCTCACCGCCTGCAATTTCTTCACAAGGTACGCTTTAATTACATTATTATATATCAGATTTAAAGTTTTCTTATAGTTTGTAAACCTagattcacacacacacacacacacactaaatTTCAAGTAGTTGAattgttatttagcaaataaataaataaacaattagAATTGTTATTTAGATTAAGGAGCATGACAAATTCTAGCGATTATGATTGTGCTAGGTCAGGAGAGGCGTTGAATGGCGAGGTTTACGATCTTGCGGTTGGGGGGATTAGGGTTAGGAATTTTAGGAAGAATAAGGCGAAGGAGGGGTTGGATTATCGAAAGACGAAGAGGCGGTGTGGAGTTGAAAGTGTTTTGACAATGGAAGAGGATTTAGGGGTTTATAGGCCTAAGGGGAAGGTGAGTAGGGTTGCTTATGAGACGATGCTCGGGCTTATTCAGCGGGAATTAGGGGGGCAGCCGTTGAGTGTTGTGATTGGGGCGGCGGATGAGGTTTTGGGGGTTTTGAAGGATGAGGGTTTGGGGAATGTGGGGAAGAGGGAGGGGATTGAGAGGGTGTTGGATCGGGTGACGGATAATGTGTTTGATCAGTTTTTGGGGATTGGGAGGGGGATTGATGATTATGGTGGTTGTGGTGATGGGGACGGGGAAGAAGGGGATGATTGTTTTGATGAAGGTGTGGGTGTGGCGGTTGAGTTTGCGGAGAGTGAAGAGAATGATTTTGATATGGTATATGAGGAGGAGTACGAGGAGGAGGATTTAGGGGATGAGTGTGGATTAGGGGCTATGCGGATAGGTGGTGGTATCGATGATCAAGGAGTGGAAGATGATGAGGGGATGGCTTTGAATGTTCAGGACATTGATGCTTATTGGCTTCAGAGGAAGATTTCTCAAGCTTATGACAAGCAGCAGATTGATCCGCGACAGAGCCAGAAGCTTGCAGAAGAGGTGTTGAATATTCTGGCTGAAGGCGGTGATGACAGACAAGTTGAGACGAAGTTATTGGTGCATCTTCAGTTTGATAAGTTTAGTCTTGTTAAGTATTTGTTGAAGAATCGGATGAACATAGTGTGGTGTATTCGACTGGCGAGGGCAGAGGACCAAGTGGAAaggaagaaaattgaagaagaaaTGATGCAGTTAGGCCCAGAATTGGCTGTTATTCTGGAGCAGCTGCATGTCACCAGGGCAACTGAGAAAGAGAGACAAACCAACTTGGAGAAAAGCATACGACAAGAAGCTCACAGACTAAAGGATGATGGGGACCAGGGTCGAAGGGGTACACCAGACACAGATGCAAATATAATGTGGTCGAAGAGTCAGTGTCAGTTCCTTGATCTGGAATGCCTTGCATTTAGCCAAGGTGGTCTTTTTATGGCAAATAGAAAGTGTGAGCTTCCGCCGGGGTCATATAGAAACCATAACAAGGATTATGAAGAAGTACACGTGCCAGCTTTGAAGCCAAAGCCACTTGCTGATGGTGAGAAGCTTATCAGGGTGTCTGACATGCCAGAATGGGCTAGACCAGCTTTTGAAGGAATGTCCCAGTTAAACAGGGTACAAAGCAAAGTTTACGACACAGCTCTTTTTTCAGCTCAAAATCTTCTACTGTGTGCTCCCACGGGAGCGGGCAAGACAAATGTTGCAATGCTTACTATACTTCAGCAAATTGCATTAAATAGGAATGAAGATGGTTCATTCAATCACAGAAATTACAAGATTGTTTATGTGGCACCAATGAAAGCACTTGTCGCTGAAGTTGTTGGAAACCTGTCTAACCGATTGAAGCATTACAGCGTTAAGGTGAAAGAGCTTAGCGGAGATCAGACACTGACTCACCAGCAAATCAAAGAAACTCAGGTAATTGTAACAACGCCAGAGAAGTGGGATATCATAACCAGAAAGTCAGGAGATCGGACCTACACCCAGCTTGTGAAACTTTTGATCATTGATGAGATCCATCTATTACATGATAAAAGAGGACCTGTACTGGAGAGCATAATTGCAAGGACTGTGAGACAGGTTGAGACTACAAAAGAGCATACTCGGATTGTTGGGTTATCTGCTACCCTGCCCAATTTTGAAGACGTGGCTCTTTTTCTTCGGGTTGATTTAAAGAAAGGCCTCTTTCATTTCGACAATAGTTATCGACCTTGTCCCCTTGCTCAACAGTACATTGGGATCACCACGAAGAAACCATTGCAGAGATTTCGGTTAATGAATGATGTTTGTTATGAGAAGGTGATGAGTGTAGCTGGTAAGCATCAGGTCCTAATCTTTGTCCACTCGAGGAAAGAAACAGAAAAAACGGCCCGTGCTATAAGAGATTCAGCACTAACTAATGATACTGTTAGCAGATTCTTGAAAGAGGAAAGTGCTACCTGTGAAATTCTTCATGAGCATACTGCACTTGTAAAGAGCAATGATCTCAAGGATCTTTTGCCATATAGCTTTGCAATTCATCATGCAGGTTTGAATAGGGCTGACCGCCAAATTGTTGAGGAGCTGTTTGCCGATGGTCATATACAAGTTCTGGTTTCTACAGCAACTCTTGCTTGGGGCGTGAATTTACCTGCTCATACTGTGATCATCAAAGGTACCCAGATTTACAATCCTGAACTAGGAGCATGGACTGAACTAAGTCCTCTGGATGTTGTGCAGATGCTTGGTCGGGCAGGAAGGCCTCAGTACGACACTTGTGGGGAAGGAATAATAATAACTGGACATAGTGAGCTACAATATTATCTTTCTGTAATGAATCAACAACTTCCCATTGAGAGTCAGTTCATGTCCAAATTGGTAGATCACTTAAACGCGGAAATTGTGCTTGGTACTGTGCAGAACGCCAGAGAAGCCTGCAATTGGCTCAGTTATACATACATGTACGTTCGCATGCTACGGAATCCTACTTTGTACGGTTTAAGTCCTGATGCTTTGAGTAAAGACATATTACTGGAAGAGAGAAGAGCTGATCTGGTTCATACTGCTGCAGCAATATTAGAAAAGAACAGTCTGATAATATATGATAGAAGAAATGGATATTTTCAGGTAACTGACTTGGGTTGCACTGCAAGTCATTATTACTTATCTCACGGGACGATATGTGCTTACAATGAGCATTTGAAGCCAACAATGGGGGACATTGAGCTTTATCATTTGTTTTCCTCTGGTGAAGAATTTAAATATGTAACTGTGAAGCAAGATGAGAAAATGGAGTTGGCGAAGCTTATAAACCGCGTTCCCATTCCCATTAAGGAAAACCTCGAAGAACCTAGTGCAAAGATTAATGTCTTGCTACAAGCTTATATTTCACGACTGAAGCTTGAAGGATTATCTCTGACATCAGACATGGTTTATATCTCTCAGAATGCTGGACGTTTGGCGCGAGCTCTCTTTGAGATCACCTTGAAAAGAGGATGGGCTCAAGTGGCAGAGAAGGCGTTGAACTTGTTTAAAATGGTCAGCAAGAGAATGTGGACCGTCCAATCACCTCTTCGTCAATTTCAAGGATTTCCGAGagattttttgatgaaaatggAGAAAAAGGATTTGGCCTGGGAAAGATATTATGATCTCTCTTCACCTGAGCTAAGTGAGATCTTTCGGTTTGGTAGGATGGGCAAAGCATTGCACCGGTGCGTTCACCAGTTTCCAAAACTTGTTCTGGCTGCTCATGTTCTGCCCATCAATCGTACAATTTTGAGGGTTGAACTCACAGTTACCCCCGATTTCCAGTGGGAAGATAACGTCCATGGATATGTAGAGCCATTTTGGGTTATTGTGGAAGATAGTTATGCGGAACTCATTCTTCATCATGAATATTTCTTGCTGAAAAAGCAGTACATTGATGAGGATCACATTCTAATTTTCACTGTTCCAATTTATGAACCATTGCATCCTCATTACCTCATCCGTGTAGTGTCAGAAAATTGGATCGGATCACAGACTGTCTTGCCTGTTTACTTCAAACATCTTATTTTACCAGATAAATGCCCTCCACCCACTGAGCTACTTGACTTGCAGCAATTACCTGTAACTGCCTTAGGAAATTCGTCTTATGAATCACTGTACCAAGAATTTAAGCACTTTAACCCTGTGCAGACTCAAGTTTTCACAGTCCTCTACAACACAGATGACAACGTCTTGGTTGCTGCACCAACCGGGAGTGGGAAGACCATATGTGCGGAATTCGCAATACTGAGGTACCATCAAAAAAGTCATGACACTTTTATGCGGGCAGTTTACATTGCTCCAATTGAATCTCTTGCTAAGGAACGGTGTAATGATTGGAATAGAAAATTTGGAGAAGGTCTTGGCATGAGAGTTGTCGAATTAACCGGTGAAACTGCTGTAGACCTCAAACTGCTGGAAAAAGGTCAACTGGTAATCAGCACTCCTGATAAATGGGATGCTCTATCACGCCGCTGGAGGAAGCGTAAGCATGTTCGAGAAGTTGGTCTTTTCATTGTTGACGAACTTCATCTGATTGGGGGTCAAGGTGGTCCTATCTTAGAGGTGATTGTCTCTAGGATGAGATATATAGCAAGTGAAGTTGATTACAAAATCAGAATAGTTGCTTTGTCAACTTCTCTAGCAAATGCCAAGGATCTGGGTGAATGGATTGGTGCTACCTCTCATGGTCTTTTCAACTTTTTACCTAGTGTCCGGCCAGTGCCCTTGGATATCCATATTCAGGGTGTCGACATTACTAACTTTGAAGCCAGAATGCAAGCAATGACAAAGCCAACATATGCATCAATCGTCAAGCATGCTAAAAGTGGGCAACCTGCCATTGTGTTCGTTCCTACAAGGAAGCATGCTCGTCTAACTGCTGTTAATTTTATGACATACTTTAGTGTGGAAACTGGAGAAAGTCCTATGTTTATTCGACGTTCCATGAAAGAACTTGAGCCTTTTGTTGACAAAATTCACGAAGCCATGTTGCGTAAGACAGTGCAATACGGTGTGGGTTATTTACACGAGGGATTAACTTCCACTGATCAAGATGTAGTTAGAACTCTCTTTGAAACAGGTTGGATCCAAGTGTGTGTAATAAGCAGTTCAATGTGCTGGGGATTGCAATTGCGTTCCCATCTGGTGATCATAATGGGAACTCAATATCATGATGGGAGGGGAAATGCTCACAACGATTATCCAGTTACAGATATTCTGCAGATGATGGGTCAGGCTAGCCGGCCACTTATAGATAATTCTGCAAAGTGTGTTATTTTTTGCCATGCACCGCGAAAGGAGTATTACAAGAAGTTCTTGCATAAAGCATTTCCAGTTGAAAGCAGCCTTCACCATTTCCTGCATGATATTTTTAATGCCGAGGTGGTTGAACAATTAATTACAAGCAAGCAAGATGCTGTAGATTACCTCACCTGGACATTCATGTACAGGAGGCTTACTCAGAATCCTAGCTACTATAATCTTCAGGGTGTTAGTCAAAGGCATCTCAGTGATCACCTTTCGGAGCTTGTAGAAAACACATTTAGCGATCTGGAAACAAGTGAATGTGTCGCTATAGAAGATGATTTGTATATTTCTCCTCGTAGTCTTGGGATGATAGCATCATTTTATTATGTTAGTCCTACAACAGTGGAACGTTTTAATTATCTTTTAACTGTAGAAACAAAGTTGAAGGGTCTTTTGCAGATTTTGGCATCAGCTGCAGAATATGAAGAACTTCCAATACGGCCAGGGGACGAACAGCTGATTCAGAGGTTAATTAATCATCAAAGATTCTCATTTTATAATCCCAAATGCACAGACCCACATGTGAAGGCATACTCCCTGCTTCAAGCGCACTTTTCTAGGAAACTGGTGGGTGGAACCTTGGCTGCCGACCAGAAAAAGGTGCTTCTTTCTGCAAGTAGGCTTCTGCAAACAATGATTGACGTTGCTTCAACCCACGGGTGGCTTAGCCTAGCACTTCTTGGCATGAAAGTGAGCCAAATGGTAACACAAGGTATGTGGGAGCATGACTCGGAGCTTCTACAGCTTCCATACTTTACtaaagaattggctaaaagatgCCAAGAAACTCCTGGAAGAAGTGTAGAAACAGTGTCTGACTGGGAGGAGATGGAAGATGACTTGAAGCAGGAGCTGTTGCAAAGTTCAGATGCTCAGTTGTTTAGAATTGCAAAATTTTgcaatagtttcccagatataaGTTTGACCTCTAATGTACTCGATAGTGAAGACATCAAGGCTGGGGAAACTATCAGTTTGCAAGTAACTCTAAAACGCAATCTTAAGGGAAGGACTGAAGTGGGACCTGTTGATGCTCCTAATTACcctaaaataaaaaatgaaaaatggTGGCTTCTTGTTGGTGATATGGAAAGTAATCAGCTGTATGCCATCAAAATGGTGCCCTTACAGAGATATTCGAAGGTGAAGCTTGATTTTGATGCTCCTGCACAAACAGGTAGAAAAACCTACACACTTTATTTCATATGTGATTCATACATGGGCTGTGACAAGGAGTTTAACTTCAGCGTTGATGTCAAGGACGCAGGACCTTCAGAGGACAACATGATAGAATGAATGAAGGTTGATGCAGAATAATCATGTTATTTTCTAATTTCTTTTTTAAGAACGGATGTTGTTAAATCAGTTTCAAGTGGTACGGCACCACACTAACCATTAAATCATTCAAGATGATGATACTTGTTACTCAGAGTCTTAAAAGATTCCCCATTGTATGTTTTTTTTTCCTCCACAACAGTGATAGGGTCAGTCTAAATAAGTTCAGGTCCATGTGTATAGTGGAGATTGAGTTCATGTATATAATAGCCTTTATATTTTATATGATACGTTCTATTCATATCAAATTCTTGATTTGTACCGTTAATTCTCTTCCTTTTTTTAACTACTGTTAATCCTCTTAACTGCATTCGGGGAACCTACATACGATAAGTTTTTACCTCTGAAGCCGTATATGGTTTGGCATTATTCGTTCTTTGGCCAGAGATCATGTTATATAGCTGCATTACTGGATTGTCCATCTATTCTGGCGTGTCATCACTCAACAGTTGAGTTGATGCCATTCGACAATATCAAGTTACTATTCGAAGCACCTCGGGGTGTTGCATTTAGGTCGAACTAGCTATCAAGAACTTTCTACCCGAATCAGGAAACTCGAGCAATTTTAGGTGTCATTGATTTTCAGGATTTTGAGGCCTTGCTTGGCTACTCCAGAGGTTGGTTCAACTATTTACAGCAGTTTTCTTGGTAAATGCATGGCATGGGTGAATAAAAAGGACTTGAGGAATGAGGACCAACACCAAAGGTAGTTGAACAGAATCGAAAGGTTGTTGAGATATAGTTAGACTTATATACAGTACACTTATAGGGAGATAGAAACATGCATAAAATAACAAGACTCTTGATCTCTAATTTCCATTTCTCATGTAGGTCCGGTCACCCTCTTTCACCTTCCCCCACCTTATTTTCTTCTTTTAGATCCTTTACATAACACATTCCTCATACTCCATATTGTTAATACAATGTTTTTTTTAACATTTGCATGAAATTGCAGGGTCATCATGGAGAAACACGAAATGACACCACTTGAATCAGCAGCGGCTACAGATCAAACTAGTTATTTGTTTACACCACAGACTCCGCAAATGCCTTTGGATATGGACTGGGCTAATCTGTTCCTCTCTGATCCTGAACAAGCGCCAACGTATGAACTTCCTAATGCATGCTTGAGTTCGGGTACAACGTTAGTATGTGAGGATCAGAGCAACATTAGTACTCGTGTTGATCATGAAGATGATAAGAAAGAAGAAGAGGAAGACAGGAACAGGGAAAAGAGAAAAGCTAGCAGAATCAGCCGTAAAAAAGCAGGGCCACCGAGGGTTGAGTTTCAGACAAAGAGTTCTGAGGATTTACTGGATGATGGGTACCGATGGAGAAAATATGGACAAAAATCTGTCAAGAATAGCATCTTTCCCAGGTATGCTTAAAAAATATGTAGAACTTGCTATAAGTTACACATTCTTTTTACCGTCCAACACACTAGTATTTCCTTGTACAGTTAAACCTCTATTCATTTATCAAGATTATTCATCGCGATTAAAAAAACATTCTATCTTTATTCATCGTGATGAAAAAGCATTATAGTATTTGTAATGTTGAAACCGAGAAATAATATTAACTTGTTAAGGTCATTCATTCATCCAGATTGTATGATAAATTTACGACTATATGTTGGAACCGAAAAACAATATTAatttattaagattatttattcATCCAGAGTCTATTATGAATCATGACTATATAGTTC
Encoded here:
- the LOC141664473 gene encoding DExH-box ATP-dependent RNA helicase DExH12-like; its protein translation is MAISTTIVFRRDSGAPRNHDRTMEDAYEISSFLNSDIIRLLGPALASKHKISHTTIERFSTSLTEETELKGLLEILTSADEFARFSVRPGEEELIRDLLMNNPRFSFDNPNCRDSHVKAKALLLAHFSRQPLSGDLAADQEQVLVIATRLVPALVDVIFLDGSRWLANCAMKVSQMVTQGTWESDSMLLQLPYFSKELAQKCEKNPGGSVTTVFDLVELEDNERRELLQLSDAQWSEIAKICNRIPDINLAFNIPDREEIRAGEVINVEVFIERNLLWRTDKVGPVYAPRYPKLKQEGWWLMVTDAATDELLSMKRVYVKGDSNNVRLDFAAPGQTGRKWYAMYATCDSYIGCDVKYYFSIDVKGTGARNEEDYMEE
- the LOC141663995 gene encoding DExH-box ATP-dependent RNA helicase DExH12-like; its protein translation is MEEDLGVYRPKGKVSRVAYETMLGLIQRELGGQPLSVVIGAADEVLGVLKDEGLGNVGKREGIERVLDRVTDNVFDQFLGIGRGIDDYGGCGDGDGEEGDDCFDEGVGVAVEFAESEENDFDMVYEEEYEEEDLGDECGLGAMRIGGGIDDQGVEDDEGMALNVQDIDAYWLQRKISQAYDKQQIDPRQSQKLAEEVLNILAEGGDDRQVETKLLVHLQFDKFSLVKYLLKNRMNIVWCIRLARAEDQVERKKIEEEMMQLGPELAVILEQLHVTRATEKERQTNLEKSIRQEAHRLKDDGDQGRRGTPDTDANIMWSKSQCQFLDLECLAFSQGGLFMANRKCELPPGSYRNHNKDYEEVHVPALKPKPLADGEKLIRVSDMPEWARPAFEGMSQLNRVQSKVYDTALFSAQNLLLCAPTGAGKTNVAMLTILQQIALNRNEDGSFNHRNYKIVYVAPMKALVAEVVGNLSNRLKHYSVKVKELSGDQTLTHQQIKETQVIVTTPEKWDIITRKSGDRTYTQLVKLLIIDEIHLLHDKRGPVLESIIARTVRQVETTKEHTRIVGLSATLPNFEDVALFLRVDLKKGLFHFDNSYRPCPLAQQYIGITTKKPLQRFRLMNDVCYEKVMSVAGKHQVLIFVHSRKETEKTARAIRDSALTNDTVSRFLKEESATCEILHEHTALVKSNDLKDLLPYSFAIHHAGLNRADRQIVEELFADGHIQVLVSTATLAWGVNLPAHTVIIKGTQIYNPELGAWTELSPLDVVQMLGRAGRPQYDTCGEGIIITGHSELQYYLSVMNQQLPIESQFMSKLVDHLNAEIVLGTVQNAREACNWLSYTYMYVRMLRNPTLYGLSPDALSKDILLEERRADLVHTAAAILEKNSLIIYDRRNGYFQVTDLGCTASHYYLSHGTICAYNEHLKPTMGDIELYHLFSSGEEFKYVTVKQDEKMELAKLINRVPIPIKENLEEPSAKINVLLQAYISRLKLEGLSLTSDMVYISQNAGRLARALFEITLKRGWAQVAEKALNLFKMVSKRMWTVQSPLRQFQGFPRDFLMKMEKKDLAWERYYDLSSPELSEIFRFGRMGKALHRCVHQFPKLVLAAHVLPINRTILRVELTVTPDFQWEDNVHGYVEPFWVIVEDSYAELILHHEYFLLKKQYIDEDHILIFTVPIYEPLHPHYLIRVVSENWIGSQTVLPVYFKHLILPDKCPPPTELLDLQQLPVTALGNSSYESLYQEFKHFNPVQTQVFTVLYNTDDNVLVAAPTGSGKTICAEFAILRYHQKSHDTFMRAVYIAPIESLAKERCNDWNRKFGEGLGMRVVELTGETAVDLKLLEKGQLVISTPDKWDALSRRWRKRKHVREVGLFIVDELHLIGGQGGPILEVIVSRMRYIASEVDYKIRIVALSTSLANAKDLGEWIGATSHGLFNFLPSVRPVPLDIHIQGVDITNFEARMQAMTKPTYASIVKHAKSGQPAIVFVPTRKHARLTAVNFMTYFSVETGESPMFIRRSMKELEPFVDKIHEAMLRKTVQYGVGYLHEGLTSTDQDVVRTLFETGWIQVCVISSSMCWGLQLRSHLVIIMGTQYHDGRGNAHNDYPVTDILQMMGQASRPLIDNSAKCVIFCHAPRKEYYKKFLHKAFPVESSLHHFLHDIFNAEVVEQLITSKQDAVDYLTWTFMYRRLTQNPSYYNLQGVSQRHLSDHLSELVENTFSDLETSECVAIEDDLYISPRSLGMIASFYYVSPTTVERFNYLLTVETKLKGLLQILASAAEYEELPIRPGDEQLIQRLINHQRFSFYNPKCTDPHVKAYSLLQAHFSRKLVGGTLAADQKKVLLSASRLLQTMIDVASTHGWLSLALLGMKVSQMVTQGMWEHDSELLQLPYFTKELAKRCQETPGRSVETVSDWEEMEDDLKQELLQSSDAQLFRIAKFCNSFPDISLTSNVLDSEDIKAGETISLQVTLKRNLKGRTEVGPVDAPNYPKIKNEKWWLLVGDMESNQLYAIKMVPLQRYSKVKLDFDAPAQTGRKTYTLYFICDSYMGCDKEFNFSVDVKDAGPSEDNMIE
- the LOC141663996 gene encoding WRKY transcription factor 28 isoform X1 — protein: MAWVNKKDLRNEDQHQRVIMEKHEMTPLESAAATDQTSYLFTPQTPQMPLDMDWANLFLSDPEQAPTYELPNACLSSGTTLVCEDQSNISTRVDHEDDKKEEEEDRNREKRKASRISRKKAGPPRVEFQTKSSEDLLDDGYRWRKYGQKSVKNSIFPRSYYRCTHHTCNVKKQVQRLSKDTSIVVTTYEGIHNHPCEQIMETLSPLLKQMQFLARF
- the LOC141663996 gene encoding WRKY transcription factor 28 isoform X2; this encodes MHKITRLLISNFHFSCRVIMEKHEMTPLESAAATDQTSYLFTPQTPQMPLDMDWANLFLSDPEQAPTYELPNACLSSGTTLVCEDQSNISTRVDHEDDKKEEEEDRNREKRKASRISRKKAGPPRVEFQTKSSEDLLDDGYRWRKYGQKSVKNSIFPRSYYRCTHHTCNVKKQVQRLSKDTSIVVTTYEGIHNHPCEQIMETLSPLLKQMQFLARF